DNA sequence from the Paenibacillus azoreducens genome:
GGACGCCATCCGCTGCCCGATCCGGAGCAGCTCAGCCGTACCCTCGCCCAAAAAGGAATTACTCCCGAAACGCGGGTGATCGCGTATGATGATCAAGGCGGCATGTATGCTTCCCGCTTGTATTGGCTGCTCAAATATCTCGGACATGGACCGGCCTATGTCATGGACGAAGGCTTCAGCGCTTGGAAGGCCGCCGGATACCCGGTATCCGCGGATCAACCGATCCGCGTACCGGCAAGCTACAGCTATACCCTTCATCCCGAACTGCTTGCAAGCATGGAGGATGTACGGGAAGCAGCGGGCAGAGATGATGTCATCGTGATCGATTCACGTGACCCCCGCCGCTATCAAGGACTTGAAGAAACAATGGACAAAGCCGCCGGCCATATCCCGGGCGCCAAAAACAAGTTTTGGAAGCTGCTGCTGGATGAGAACGGAAAATGGATGGCGGCGGACCAGCTGCAGGAGCATTATCAAGAGTTCCCTCAGGATAAAGAAATCATTGTATACTGCGGCTCAGGCGTTTCCGCCTGCCCGAACTTCATTGGACTAAAAGAAGCGGGATACGAAAATGTAAAGCTGTATTCGGGAAGCTGGAGCGACTGGATTTCGTACAGCGAGAATCCGATCGCGACCGGGGAAGAATAAAAGCTGGAAAATTAACGCCAAGTAACTACTTTCCTACTTTATAAAACTAAGAATCTCATAATAAGAGACTTTAGAGCATCTTCTTGCAACATGTAAAGAAGATGCTCTTTTGTTTACATTAGAATTGATCTTTTCAGATTTCCCATAGCCCACCGATATGTATGCGAATACCATTTCAACGTGATCACTACATATGAATTTCCCACATTCTCTCCGAATATAACCAGCTTATATAAAATGCTCTTGAATTTTCGTTAATAACGATTCTGATATAGAAATAAATTATTAGTAGCTGATGTATCAAGAAATGTTTTTAAATCTCATTCTCTGGAATGTATCAGTACTAAAGATCTATACAGCAAGACTATAGTCATGGTATATTGATAATTGGATTATAGTTCCATCAATATAAAGGGTTTCAATAAATGAAAATTTTCTAGGGGGTATAGAATGTGGACAATCAACAAGAAGTAAAGATAGTTTTTATAGGAGAATCAGGTTGTGGTAAAAGCACACTTATCCGCCATCTGGCAGAATCCCCAAACGAGCTTAAGTATGCTTCATCTAAGGATGGACATGCTGGTACTACAAAAGTAACTATAGAATATCTTTTTGGAGATTATAAATACATAACGGTTAATTCAGTTTTTTGTAACATTAAATATTCTAAAGATTCTGATCTAGTTTTTTTGGGGGATCCCGAATTTGAAGCATTTCTGAGCAATATTGAAGTTATGCAAACTTTGGATAGATCAAGTGATAACTATGAACAACTCATCAATGACTATGCTAAAGAGTATCTTAACGGTAAATCTCTTAAAGAAGTTTTCGACATAATAAACAATCCAAATACATTCTTTAATCGTATAACAATGCAAGTGCCTGCAAATAAAGAATTATATACTCAAATGAAGGTAAACGATATTGATGAATTAAGAATTGTTGATACTAGAGGGCTTGGAGATCAAGATGACATTGAGAGAGTCATCCCATTTGCGGGTGCAGACGCTATCATAATAGTAGGGAAAAATGAAACACCATCTCCAGTAATACTACAAGGCCTAATCAAAGTCTGTCAAGATTACAAACACTTACCCGTGTTATTCATAGGAAAACATGCAATCAATGAAGACGAGGTAAACATAACTTCCATCGATTCAGTGGAAGATTACTTATCGAGGCTGATCAAATTTAATAAAAATCCAGATTGTTCGATTAGACGCTTATATGCAGATGTGTGTGAAGAACATTTAGAACTAATTAAACCTGTTCAGGATGTTATGAAAGAATGTCGCATTAATAATGTTCCCTATATCAATTCTTTAGCATTTTCAACAGCTAAAGAATCTAACTATTACAAGTTTTACGTCCCCGCTTGTATTCAGATTTTTAGTAATTGTATCAAAACAATTAGTTCTTACCAGGTTGCTCAAAAGGATGTGTCTAATCAATTACGTAATAGTAAGGCTAATCTTTTTCATAGTATGTTTACTAAAGATGTTTTAGATAGTGTTATTAATTATCTATCAATTGAACCAAAGAATTATAATCGGTATGTAGACTTTCTCTCTGTTGCAAAAGGTTTGTCTGAAAGACATGGGTCTCCTCTTGAGTACTCATATAATTGTGTAGCTGCAACTATGCATGCCATGCTGAAAACCGCAATTGACCGCGCTATAATAAGTGTTGACAATACTATTAGCAATGATATTCTTCTTTTCTTCTTCAACCGGGTATTGCAACACAATTCGTATAACTGGTATTGGGGTTATGACAATGGTTACTACTACACCATCATTAATTTCAGTTATAGAGTAGTTCAAGATTGTAAGAAGAAACTTCAAGAACGAAATCTTAAATTAGATCAAGTAGTATGCACACGATTTGGAAAGCAGTATGATCAGTATGATTCAATAAAAATTCTACTTTTTGAAGAAAGCCTGAATATGCTAATAAACAAGATGGATAGTGACATCGATGTGAATAATTATTTCTCCAGTATCCTTGACGCCGATCCAGTATGAACATGTCAT
Encoded proteins:
- a CDS encoding sulfurtransferase, whose amino-acid sequence is MNAIVSKPWVLARMYEPDVTIVDCRFELGQPEAGREAFEEEHIPRAVYLDLEKDLSSPVREHGGRHPLPDPEQLSRTLAQKGITPETRVIAYDDQGGMYASRLYWLLKYLGHGPAYVMDEGFSAWKAAGYPVSADQPIRVPASYSYTLHPELLASMEDVREAAGRDDVIVIDSRDPRRYQGLEETMDKAAGHIPGAKNKFWKLLLDENGKWMAADQLQEHYQEFPQDKEIIVYCGSGVSACPNFIGLKEAGYENVKLYSGSWSDWISYSENPIATGEE